The DNA window atgaacagtaacaatgacagcaaactctaagttattaacaaccacacctaaagcaaaaacaaaagcaaactgaacaaacaagtagaacaggaacagaaccacagaaatggagatcacatggagggctatcaacaggggagtgggagggggagagaggggggaaaggtacagagaataagtagcataaatggtaggtagaaaatagacagggggagggtaagaatagtataggaaatgtagaagccaaagaacttataagtatgacccatggacatgaactatagaggggaatgtgggagggagggggtgggcaggatggagtggagtgaagggggggaaatgggacaactgtaatagcataatcagtaaatacatatttttaaaaagtaaaaaaaatattctggttATTCATTAGTACCAGCTTAAAGAATGAGTCTTTATTTCACATCTTACTGATGTGGAAGCTTGAGGAAGGGAGGCCATGGGATTTGCATCCTCATGTTTGACTCTTTTGACTTCATTCTGTGAGTAAGAGAATTGAAGAGAGAGCTGCTAGATAGGAAACCACCAGATGAGTGTTTTTCCAAGATAGGTCTCTATGTCTAATCtactgagttatttcacttaccCTTGGGGTTAACTTCCATTTTTTAGAGGTAAGATTAATTGtttgttattcatttattgagTTGATGACATGGTAATGGCATTCTCTCTTCAGGGTGTTCGCTGGAGTCTGCCTGGTTGGCTTTATCCTGTGGCTGGCTCTAGACACAGCCCAAAGGCCAGAGCAGCTGACGTCCTTGGCAGGAATCTTCCTGATCATCCTCATCCTCTTTGCTTGCTCCAAACACCACAGCGCAGTGAGTTTGGGTGATGCAGGGTGGGCCAAGGGTTGTGTATTACTGATTACAAAGTACATGTGTCAAACATTGATTACAAAGGTAAAACTAAGTTCTTTATAATCTCTGGAATTTGCTTTTTTGATCCTTTTACTCCTAAGAGAAGTTTTAAAGTTCTCGAAGGCCCTAGACCACTTATTTTCACATAATAAATTATAATCCATTAGTGAGCCTTGATATGAAATTTGTGGATCTAAGTCAGTGTAAaaaagaggacagagagaaaaaaaaggatagaaagaaaatagaatacaACAGGGAATCAGATTGCATGTGCTAGTAATATTGAAGTATTGGATTTGATGCTTTTATTTGTATATCTGTATGTACACACATGTCATCTAATCTATAGACATAGTTTTATAAATCATATGGACATATGTGGCTCTGACTTATTAGTAACTTGTTCCCTCCTGTTCCCTACTCCATCTTACCCCATGTTTCCTGATAACATCGTAGGTTAGTTTCACCCTCAGTACATGTACCCTTGTTTAAAACTCCAACCAGGTAACGAACAAGTAGGATTTCGAACACACATTGAAATAATGTTCTTGTTGGCCCCAGGTGTCCTGGAGGGCAGTGCTTTGGGGCCTAGGTCTTCAGTTTGTCTTAGGGATCTTGGTCATCAGAACTGATCCTGGATTTAATGCATTTCAATGGCTGGGAAACCAGATTCAGGTATGACAAGTCGAATGAGAGGGCTTTGCTCTTTTAGAACCCTAGAGAAAGGAGATTTGGGGGAAGCCTGCAGAGATTGGACTATGTCTTGATGTTGATGGTGGCAGATCTGGTGGGAAAGGAAAGGGTATCCTGGGGTACCACTCATCATATGAATAAAGAGAACTGTACTGCTGAGTCCTCTGTCATTCAGTGAGCAGCTCTTGGGGATGTGGCCTGCCCCCAGGTTGTCAAAGGGAAGCCAACTTCAGAAATAGCAGTAGGACCTAATCATGCATGAGGCTGATCGCATATTCCTCCGTATCCTCCCTGGGTTCACTCTTGTTCACTCTCTCTCCTTACAGATTTTCCTGAACTACACTGTGGCTGGCTCCAGTTTTGTCTTTGGGGATATGCTGGTCAAGGATGTCTTTGCTTTTCAGGTCATATCTGTTTTGTGGGCAGGAATGAGGGtcactgtggggagaggggtaaaGCAGAGATTGCAAATGTATGCCCAAGAGATCAGCCAATCTCTATACCAGTTTGAGCCTAAGAAGAGGATTTGATCCCACCAGTAGAAGGAACAGCACCAGTCTCTCGCCCTTTGATCATTTCCATACTGAAAGTGGAATAAAATAGGAGTGGGGGAGAAAGGCTCAGAAAAACATCTCCTGTGGCTTGGTACAAATGGGATAATAGGTATgtgatacatttaaaatttattcctaaagTAGCTTGTGTTGAAGTATCCACTGAGTATCTACACTGTATGAGCTGCTCTTGGGAGGCTGAGAGCTTAATTTAGAGCCTGAAAGGCAGTCTGTTTATGGCGCACACATTCACACAGCAGTCCTTCCTCACCAGCGAGGGATGCattccaagatccccagtggatgcctgaaacctcaAGTAGTACCAGACCCTACATGCaccatgtttttttccatataCATAGCTACATACctttgataaagtttaatttagaaattaggcAATTTCACAGATAGGAGATTCATTCTTaccatagatcttagcaaccttAGCATACATGTTTTTCCTTACTAAGTTGAGAATGTAGACTTTTTCTcttaaagaaagcactttacAGGTTGTCTTTGGCATATTCAAATTGCCAACATCACAACTGTTGTGCTTTGGGCCATTAAGTAAATAAGGGTGACGAGAACACATGCGCTGAGATACCATGATGGTTGTCTTCCTGACAACCTAGATGGCTGCTAAGTGTGACTACTGGGCTGGCGGGTGGCATGTAGACTAGACAAAGGGATTGTTCGTGTCCCAAGCAAGACAGAGCAGGACAGCATGAGATTCCATTACACTATTCATAATGGCACGCAATTTAAAACCTATGAATTGTTTACTGTGGGAATTttcctttacatattttctaACCATGGTTGACTGTAACTGATACCACGGAAAGTGGAACCGTGGATAAGAAGGACCGCTGTACTATTTCATTAGTTGCCTGTCATTACCATTACAGGCATTACCGATCATCATTTTCTTCGGATGTGTGATGTCCATTCTCTACTACCTGGGCCTTGTGCAGTGGGTAGTTCAGAAGGTGAGTCATTCTCCTACACCACTCAGGATGTGGGCCTTCATCTTGTGATCTGTCAAGAAGCATGAAAATGACACTTCATTTGGAAAAATGCTCCTGTGTAAGATCTAGATGTTAGAACCAATGTAAAAAGGCAAACTTTCAAGCATGTCTGGTATCAGATGGTTAGGCCCATGTTCTAGGCTGGCTGACGGACAgagcaagaagagaaaatgggCTGGACTGCCATTTCATACTGACTTTTAATCTACATGTGCTGGAAGCCAAGAGTCCTGAGTTCTGGTCCAGGCTCTGTTTGTAACTTGCTCTGTGGCTTTGGGCTTGTCACTCCATTTCTCTAGGTCTTAGTTTCCTTACCAGTAAAATGGGCGTGGGGGGTTTGCTGGGTACTCTCCAAGATTCCTGCTAATGCTAATGGTTTATGCTTTGTATCCCTTTAGATTGCCTGGTTTTTGCAAATCACCATGGGCACCACTGCCACAGAGACGCTGGCTGTGGCAGGAAACATCTTTGTGGGCATGGTGAGTACCCTGAGGCCTTctgctcttttctttattttttaaaagattttatttatttatttttagaaagaggggaggggcaggagaaagagagggagaaagacatcaatgtgtgcttgcctcttgcgcaccccctactggggacctggctcgcaacccagacatgtgtcctgactgggaatccagccagcgatcctttggtttgcaggctggtgctcaatccactaagccatacaaGCAAGGGCTGCTCTTTTTTCCTGAAGAACAAATAGTGTGGAGGAAAACAGGTTGAGAAAAGTATTTTCCTTCTGAAAAGTCAAATAAATGAACTGTATGGGAAGCCAATCAGTGACGAAAGAAAACTTAGATGTTCAAAGGAAACTCAGTTCATTGCTTTTACCCTTCATGTGTAAGAATACTTACCTGGGCTGACTTAGTTTGGACATCCTTAATCACCAAcgcaacttaaaaaaatttttttttaattgatttgagaaagcaagagagagagagtttgagctttgttgttcaacttatgtatgcattcattggttgatacctgtatgtgtcctgactggggattgaacccacatccttggcatattggggtgatgctctaaccaactgagctacctggccaaggccaaTCCAATGACTTAAACACAGGAATTTAGGGAAACATCCTGGTCCAAATCTAATCTGCCTTCAGTGTCTATGAAGGATATTTGCTCTCTGTTCTTGTTTCTCCTGTGATCCTTGTTTTCCAGGGTCTCTAAGGAGCTAATAGCCTGCCTTGCTCAGTGCTAACACCAAGGCTCTTCCCTTTAATACAttgtttgatacatttatatggAATAGGTGCTCCGTATGTGCTATTGACTGATTAGTTCAATGTTAGGGATAATGGCTTGTCAAATTGACAAGGAGTTAGTATTGAGGTCTTTCTCTCTCAAGGCCTTAGTTGGAGTAactgtttctgaaatgttttcagaGTACTTCTGCATACTCCCACCATAGCATTCCACATTTTACTGAGATTATCCATAATCAGCTTAGTTTTTAATGCTAGACTATAAGCTCCTAAGAATAAAACTCTgccttatttatattaatatccCTAATACAAGACTAGGCACATAATTGCCACTCATTAAATGCCATTATCTTAGGTTGAtgctaaatatattttacagAGTTGGATCTTTATAATTTCATCAAATTTTCACAaacattatttcttttgattctttcatCAACATTGGGCTTTAATGATctattttgcatttcatttaataagtacTTTTTAAGCAACTAATTTGTAGTCAGGAAGTGCACTATACTTCATACAGTCATTCATTAAGTACATCAGGTCCTTGAAGAATGTCTGGACAAAAAGTATTTCATTCATCTctccctgcctggcttatttcacttagcataatgctctccagttccatccatgctgtcgtaaagggtaggagctccttccttctctctgcagtgtagtattccatttatgatctcacctttaactggaacataatcaacaaaagaaaaaagcaaacaaaatataaccagagacattgaaattaagaataatctaacaataaccagaggggaggggggagaagacgatggggggaagggctttcaggaactactaaaaaggacacatggacaaaaccaagggggagggtggaagctggggagagaggtaggtttggctggggtgggcggggagtggtgagggaaattccagacaactgtaattgaacaaaaataaaataatttaaaaaaagtatttcattcaACTTTGTTTTCTTATAAAGTTGATGAGATGTCagaggaacttaactcttgtttatatcaattagtttatggtaaaactggtttcattatacATTATTTTGCTTCAAGTTGCAGAACCTATCAAAGTTAAGTGAAGAATCACTGTGTATGATTTTAGACATGGAGaacataccaaaaaatatataccatttcCCTtccatagtattttaaaatttaaataaatgagacaaaCAGCTATGAAAACAGATGAGAACAATGCCAGCTGGGGGCTGATTAGGTGCCAGAGagagtgaggcaggtgctgggaggGCATAAAAGCAGCACTCTATGCTGGAAGGGCACTCACACTAGAGGGATGTATCCCGGGGTGGGCGCAGGCACTTTGGGGTGGGGAGTCACATGCTCTCAAATCTGACTTGCTTCTCCTTCTTCACAGACAGAGGCACCTCTGCTCATCCGTCCGTATCTTGCAGACATGACACTCTCTGAAATCCACGCAGTGATGACTGGCGGGTTTGCCACCATCTCAGGCACTGTGTTGGGAGCCTTCATATCCTTTGGGGTAGGCATAGTCTGATCACTCCTGGGTGAGCCCACGTCTGGGTTCTGCAGATGCCGATTCCTAAGTCTACTCTTACAGATCGAAGCATCATCCTTGATTTCTGCATCTGTGATGGCTGCCCCTTCTGCTCTCGCCTTGTCAAAGTTGGTATATCCAGAAGTGGAGGAATCCAAGTTCAAGAATAAGGAGGGTGTAAAGTTATCCCGTGGGTAAGTCCATATAATTGGGGAGATGGTGAGGTCAGGTGCAGACTCAAGGGTAGTGCTGTGATGGCAGAGGCTTCAAGTCTCCTGGAGAAGGAGTAATCTGATACCATATCCGCTCTTGTCTACCTCTGCCTCTAACTAATCAtgctgattttgtttgtttgtttcaccttcCACCTGCCTCTGTCTTCTGCATACCAGTATCCTCTGTCCTTGGTGTCAGTGCAATTTCATGGCAATTAAGTCTGCTGGTGCTTCAGTGTACTTTCTACCAAAAGGGTCACTAAGAAACCCCATCACCTCTCAAGCTGGTCTGGCACCCTCCTCCTGCACTCCTGCACAGAGGGAAAGTGGGATTTCTCTTCCGTGAGGGCCTGAGACTAATCCAGACACCATATCCCACTCCTATGCCCAACAACCACAGGAAAGAGAAGAATATCCTAGAGGCTGCCAGCAATGGAGCCACAGATGCCATAAGCCTTGCTGCTAATGTAGCAGCCAACCTGATTGCCTTTTTGGCGGTGTTGGCCTTCATCAATGCTGCCCTCTCCTGGTTAGGAGAATTGGTAGACATACAAGGGCTCACTTTTCAGGTAAAGAATTACATTTGTTGGGTTGTCCCTCTAGAGCGTATTTAAGTAGTCCTTGAAATGTACATGCCCTCCTGACGCTCTCTTTTAATGCACACAGTGAGCTAAAAGAGAGCGTGGATAGAAGGGTGGAAGGGCTGAGTTAGGGCTCCAGAGAAAGTCCTTGTGTCTTGACCTGtgttatttgttctttcttttcctggggtATCTCTTTCTTTTCACCTAGGTGATTTGCTCCTACGTCCTAAGGCCCATGGTTTTCTTGATGGGTGTTGAGTGGGCAGATTGTCCAATGGTGGCTGAGATGGTGGGGATCAAGTTCTTCACAAATGAGTTTGTGGCCTACCAGCAACTATCTCAATACAAGAACAACCGTCTCTCCGGAGTGGAAGAGTGGATCGGAGGCAAGAAACAGTGGATTTCTGTAGGTGACAATCCAGAAAAGCATAAATTGTCTTTGGGCAGACAGAAAGTGTTACACCAAAGTTTGTTTCCCACCCATGGATCCCTTTCCAGTGTCCCAGCCTAACCACAAAGCCAGCGTAATGCTATGCTTAGCTCCGGTGCCCCAGCTGCCCTGAGGTCTGTGTGCCATTCCTCTCCTGCACTCTGACCCAACTTCTATCTGTAAGGGACTTGTTGGGGCTTTATAGGTGAGGCAGTCCAGAATGGACACTATTTTTGATGGCCTAAGGTTCCCCTCTTCATTTATAAGTTTAAATTGCTATAAATTgatctcattttctctcttcctctgtctctctcttccctctcaatcATCCTCATTCCTAAGCCTTCTTCTTATtcatgaagaagagagagaagagactcTTGTTATTCAAAAGAGACTCTTCTTATTCAACAAGAAGAGTGTTGGGTAAAGAGGCCCATGGTGGTTTCCATATCCTTATTCCTGTGATAACTCagaaaatgattattttctgagcatcttttccacATGCCTTAGGGTAGTGTGGACAAGATTGGAGTTTCCATGTTCTTTGGAACTTCTATCATGATTATATGACTGCATATATGGAACtgcatttgtttacttatttatttttgttttgcctaGGTGAGAGCTGAAATCATTACAACATTTTCACTCTGTGGATTTGCCAATCTTAGTTCCATAGGAATCACACTGGGAGG is part of the Desmodus rotundus isolate HL8 chromosome 7, HLdesRot8A.1, whole genome shotgun sequence genome and encodes:
- the SLC28A2 gene encoding sodium/nucleoside cotransporter 2 isoform X1; its protein translation is MEKTNGREATALSTVRTGIENPELETMEEGLSPEETSGTEEQEQNLGDVLGFSTHQRRSLQPFTRVRSFCKTHASLFKKILLCLLCLAYTAYFLAACILDFQRALALFVLTCLVLLVLVHHFLKPFFGKKLTRCLKPFENSRLKRWMKWVFAGVCLVGFILWLALDTAQRPEQLTSLAGIFLIILILFACSKHHSAVSWRAVLWGLGLQFVLGILVIRTDPGFNAFQWLGNQIQIFLNYTVAGSSFVFGDMLVKDVFAFQALPIIIFFGCVMSILYYLGLVQWVVQKIAWFLQITMGTTATETLAVAGNIFVGMTEAPLLIRPYLADMTLSEIHAVMTGGFATISGTVLGAFISFGIEASSLISASVMAAPSALALSKLVYPEVEESKFKNKEGVKLSRGKEKNILEAASNGATDAISLAANVAANLIAFLAVLAFINAALSWLGELVDIQGLTFQVICSYVLRPMVFLMGVEWADCPMVAEMVGIKFFTNEFVAYQQLSQYKNNRLSGVEEWIGGKKQWISVRAEIITTFSLCGFANLSSIGITLGGLTSMVPHRKSDLSKVVVRALFTGVCVSLISACVAGILYVPRGAETDCVSFLNTSFTNRTYETYVCCRQLFQRECHQIVETTGRKASLDAKTEEGNARETSTVARGGAGGEDLDSGEDLWDLCFNQDDTRKR
- the SLC28A2 gene encoding sodium/nucleoside cotransporter 2 isoform X4, with product MEKTNGREATALSTVRTGIENPELETMEEGLSPEETSGTEEQEQNLGDVLGFSTHQRRSLQPFTRVRSFCKTHASLFKKILLCLLCLAYTAYFLAACILDFQRALALFVLTCLVLLVLVHHFLKPFFGKKLTRCLKPFENSRLKRWMKWVFAGVCLVGFILWLALDTAQRPEQLTSLAGIFLIILILFACSKHHSAVSWRAVLWGLGLQFVLGILVIRTDPGFNAFQWLGNQIQIFLNYTVAGSSFVFGDMLVKDVFAFQALPIIIFFGCVMSILYYLGLVQWVVQKIAWFLQITMGTTATETLAVAGNIFVGMTEAPLLIRPYLADMTLSEIHAVMTGGFATISGTVLGAFISFGIEASSLISASVMAAPSALALSKLVYPEVEESKFKNKEGVKLSRGKEKNILEAASNGATDAISLAANVAANLIAFLAVLAFINAALSWLGELVDIQGLTFQVICSYVLRPMVFLMGVEWADCPMVAEMVGIKFFTNEFVAYQQLSQYKNNRLSGVEEWIGGKKQWISVRAEIITTFSLCGFANLSSIGITLGGLTSMVPHRKSDLSKVVVRALFTGVCVSLISACVAGILYVPRGAETDCVSFLNTSFTNRTYETYVCCRQLFQRQEKLLENPLENFEMVFIHCKL
- the SLC28A2 gene encoding sodium/nucleoside cotransporter 2 isoform X5 codes for the protein MFLGFPHTRAYTAYFLAACILDFQRALALFVLTCLVLLVLVHHFLKPFFGKKLTRCLKPFENSRLKRWMKWVFAGVCLVGFILWLALDTAQRPEQLTSLAGIFLIILILFACSKHHSAVSWRAVLWGLGLQFVLGILVIRTDPGFNAFQWLGNQIQIFLNYTVAGSSFVFGDMLVKDVFAFQALPIIIFFGCVMSILYYLGLVQWVVQKIAWFLQITMGTTATETLAVAGNIFVGMTEAPLLIRPYLADMTLSEIHAVMTGGFATISGTVLGAFISFGIEASSLISASVMAAPSALALSKLVYPEVEESKFKNKEGVKLSRGKEKNILEAASNGATDAISLAANVAANLIAFLAVLAFINAALSWLGELVDIQGLTFQVICSYVLRPMVFLMGVEWADCPMVAEMVGIKFFTNEFVAYQQLSQYKNNRLSGVEEWIGGKKQWISVRAEIITTFSLCGFANLSSIGITLGGLTSMVPHRKSDLSKVVVRALFTGVCVSLISACVAGILYVPRGAETDCVSFLNTSFTNRTYETYVCCRQLFQRECHQIVETTGRKASLDAKTEEGNARETSTVARGGAGGEDLDSGEDLWDLCFNQDDTRKR
- the SLC28A2 gene encoding sodium/nucleoside cotransporter 2 isoform X2 — protein: MEKTNGREATALSTVRTGIENPELETMEEGLSPEETSGTEEQEQNLGDVLGFSTHQRRSLQPFTRVRSFCKTHASLFKKILLCLLCLAYTAYFLAACILDFQRALALFVLTCLVLLVLVHHFLKPFFGKKLTRCLKPFENSRLKRWMKWVFAGVCLVGFILWLALDTAQRPEQLTSLAGIFLIILILFACSKHHSAVSWRAVLWGLGLQFVLGILVIRTDPGFNAFQWLGNQIQIFLNYTVAGSSFVFGDMLVKDVFAFQALPIIIFFGCVMSILYYLGLVQWVVQKIAWFLQITMGTTATETLAVAGNIFVGMTEAPLLIRPYLADMTLSEIHAVMTGGFATISGTVLGAFISFGIEASSLISASVMAAPSALALSKLVYPEVEESKFKNKEGVKLSRGKEKNILEAASNGATDAISLAANVAANLIAFLAVLAFINAALSWLGELVDIQGLTFQVICSYVLRPMVFLMGVEWADCPMVAEMVGIKFFTNEFVAYQQLSQYKNNRLSGVEEWIGGKKQWISVRAEIITTFSLCGFANLSSIGITLGGLTSMVPHRKSDLSKVVVRALFTGVCVSLISACVAGILYVPRGAETDCVSFLNTSFTNRTYETYVCCRQLFQRTVEVKGARMVAVKTTGHEKTHFTVVLACCADGTKLPPVIIFKRKMFPYHIISSF
- the SLC28A2 gene encoding sodium/nucleoside cotransporter 2 isoform X3 — protein: MEKTNGREATALSTVRTGIENPELETMEEGLSPEETSGTEEQEQNLGDVLGFSTHQRRSLQPFTRVRSFCKTHASLFKKILLCLLCLAYTAYFLAACILDFQRALALFVLTCLVLLVLVHHFLKPFFGKKLTRCLKPFENSRLKRWMKWVFAGVCLVGFILWLALDTAQRPEQLTSLAGIFLIILILFACSKHHSAVSWRAVLWGLGLQFVLGILVIRTDPGFNAFQWLGNQIQIFLNYTVAGSSFVFGDMLVKDVFAFQALPIIIFFGCVMSILYYLGLVQWVVQKIAWFLQITMGTTATETLAVAGNIFVGMTEAPLLIRPYLADMTLSEIHAVMTGGFATISGTVLGAFISFGIEASSLISASVMAAPSALALSKLVYPEVEESKFKNKEGVKLSRGKEKNILEAASNGATDAISLAANVAANLIAFLAVLAFINAALSWLGELVDIQGLTFQVICSYVLRPMVFLMGVEWADCPMVAEMVGIKFFTNEFVAYQQLSQYKNNRLSGVEEWIGGKKQWISVRAEIITTFSLCGFANLSSIGITLGGLTSMVPHRKSDLSKVVVRALFTGVCVSLISACVAGILYVPRGAETDCVSFLNTSFTNRTYETYVCCRQLFQSTSLNGTNASFSGPWENKEFSAIALANCCDFYTDAVCA